One Parachlamydia sp. AcF125 DNA segment encodes these proteins:
- the tsaB gene encoding tRNA (adenosine(37)-N6)-threonylcarbamoyltransferase complex dimerization subunit type 1 TsaB: MNYSLLIETSTERGLIAIFADRRVVFQKAFPFGNSSSSHLLPAIQEGLTTLKLNPVDFSHIICGAGPGSYTGLRMGAISAKVLAYSLHLPLIGISSLKGWVPPKDGHFSALIDARIGGVYIQSGVQTEGKVSFEPQPKLCLLEDLAQEIEKSEVLITPNLSILQPKILQACPFLQKEWIETSPSPHALYEAALEEIQAGRVSHEGNIDLLYLRKTQAEIEKEKIRACF; encoded by the coding sequence ATGAATTATTCTCTTTTAATTGAAACAAGTACCGAACGAGGGTTAATAGCTATTTTTGCAGACAGAAGGGTTGTCTTCCAAAAAGCATTCCCCTTTGGAAATAGCAGCTCCTCTCATCTTCTGCCCGCTATTCAGGAGGGGTTAACTACATTAAAACTTAATCCTGTGGATTTTTCTCACATCATCTGTGGAGCAGGTCCTGGGTCTTATACAGGTCTTAGAATGGGAGCCATCAGTGCTAAGGTGCTTGCCTACTCTTTACACCTTCCTTTAATAGGAATTTCCAGTTTAAAAGGCTGGGTTCCCCCCAAGGATGGCCACTTTTCTGCCTTGATCGACGCTAGAATAGGAGGAGTTTATATTCAATCCGGTGTGCAAACCGAGGGAAAGGTTTCCTTTGAACCTCAGCCAAAATTATGCCTTTTAGAGGACTTAGCACAAGAAATTGAGAAAAGTGAGGTTTTAATTACGCCAAACCTATCTATTTTGCAGCCAAAGATTTTACAAGCATGCCCTTTTCTGCAAAAAGAATGGATAGAAACATCCCCTTCTCCACACGCCCTCTATGAAGCGGCCTTGGAAGAAATTCAAGCAGGCCGGGTTTCTCATGAGGGAAATATCGACCTTCTTTATTTGAGAAAAACCCAGGCCGAGATCGAAAAAGAAAAAATTAGGGCTTGTTTTTAG
- a CDS encoding HD domain-containing protein, which yields MDALKAHSSLEINEKDFFSTHRNFVEENEACYLHGHAALSKSHTRYFGAEQDHRLPYKRDVDRIVHSKAYARYVDKTQVVYLVKNDHITHRSLHVQLVSNFARGIAEILRLNLDLVEAIALGHDVGHPPFGHEGERYLSKLAQEYGLTAFAHPWQSCHLFTHIEPLNLGLNVYDGFLCHDGGMQGCVLKPHFGKSWEDHFKERNLKLKDPDFNIIPGTMEGCLVKLCDTISYLGRDIEDAIQLKILDRKMVPKTILGTSNGEILSFVARDIIKNSYGKDYIALSEEVFEALKLLRQFNFKHIYVHPLLKVESKKIQRSYRILLETLLNDHQKNRENSHLWSHFLHNKTESYRSQFSEIQQIFDYIAGMTDNYFVRTLQQLIVPMPIEL from the coding sequence ATGGATGCGTTAAAAGCTCACTCTAGCTTAGAAATAAATGAGAAAGATTTTTTTTCTACTCATCGCAATTTTGTGGAAGAGAACGAAGCATGTTATTTACATGGGCATGCTGCGCTTTCCAAAAGCCATACGAGATATTTTGGGGCAGAGCAAGACCACCGGCTGCCTTATAAAAGAGATGTGGATCGGATTGTGCACTCTAAGGCCTATGCACGCTATGTGGATAAAACGCAGGTCGTTTATCTTGTCAAAAACGATCACATTACCCATCGCAGTTTGCATGTCCAGCTTGTGAGTAATTTCGCGCGCGGCATTGCAGAAATTTTACGCCTAAACCTCGATTTAGTTGAAGCAATTGCTTTAGGTCACGATGTAGGCCATCCCCCCTTTGGACATGAAGGAGAGCGATACCTTTCTAAATTGGCTCAGGAATATGGATTAACCGCGTTTGCTCACCCCTGGCAATCCTGTCACTTATTTACTCATATCGAGCCCTTAAATCTAGGCCTAAATGTCTATGACGGCTTCCTCTGCCATGATGGAGGCATGCAAGGGTGTGTTCTAAAACCTCATTTTGGGAAGAGTTGGGAAGATCACTTTAAAGAAAGAAATTTAAAATTAAAAGACCCTGATTTCAATATCATTCCAGGCACTATGGAAGGATGCTTAGTTAAACTGTGCGATACCATTAGTTATTTGGGACGCGACATTGAAGACGCCATCCAGTTGAAAATTCTGGATAGGAAAATGGTTCCCAAAACAATTCTAGGAACTTCTAATGGGGAAATTCTCTCCTTTGTCGCCCGAGATATCATTAAAAATAGCTATGGCAAAGATTACATTGCCCTTTCGGAGGAGGTCTTTGAAGCGCTTAAACTTCTGCGCCAATTTAATTTCAAGCATATTTATGTCCATCCCTTGCTCAAAGTAGAGTCAAAGAAAATCCAAAGAAGCTACCGCATCTTGCTTGAAACGCTCTTAAATGATCATCAAAAAAACAGGGAAAATAGCCACCTTTGGTCCCATTTTCTGCACAATAAAACTGAAAGTTATCGTTCTCAGTTCTCAGAAATCCAACAAATTTTTGACTACATTGCAGGAATGACAGATAATTATTTTGTGCGAACGTTGCAACAACTGATTGTTCCCATGCCTATAGAATTATGA
- the lon gene encoding endopeptidase La, with amino-acid sequence MDSIDKAPKNIKQGSALPSDLYVFPLLRRPFFPGMAAPIVIEPGPFYEILKQIAKSEHKCVALFLTKSEDSDIYKVNFNDLYQVGVMARILRIIPMEQGSAQVILNMEKRIKFEESLSDEAFYLKAKVSYIEDSPILTNELKAYAISIISTIKELLKLNPLFKEELQIFLGHSDFTEPGKLADFAVALTTASREELQDVLETFDPGRRIDKALILLKKELDLSILQNNINQKIEATISKSQKDFFLREQLKTIKKELGIERDDKSLDREKFELRLKSRDVPPDVLQVIREEMDKLSALEPQSAEYAVCRGYLDWLTIIPWGIYSEERHDLQEAEKILAKDHYGLEDIKERILEFIGVGKLSGGIKGSIICLVGPPGVGKTSIGKSIARALNRKFYRFSVGGMRDEAEIKGHRRTYIGAMPGKLIQALKFCQTTNPVIMLDEVDKMGSSYQGDPASALLEVLDPEQNCEFLDHYLDVRCNLSDVLFIVTANVLDTIPEPLKDRMDILRLSGYIMQEKIEIAKKYLIPRNRKAMGLKASQVSFTTDALRAIINGYARESGVRSLENNIKKILRKLAVKIVREEQEEGKNKKKKSSKQLAVREKMHRIDGDSLTELLGKPVFVSDRFYERTPVGVCMGLAWTALGGATLYIEAIKVASEKTEMKLTGQAGQVMKESSEIAWSYLHSSIHKYAPEYTFFEKSQVHIHIPEGATPKDGPSAGITMVTALLSLLTDTPVLDNLGMTGELTLTGRILGIGGVKEKLVAACRSGLKTLIFPKDNMRDYAELPSYIKKGLTVHFVEHYDEVFEIAFPQRHR; translated from the coding sequence TTGGACTCCATAGACAAGGCACCGAAAAATATCAAGCAGGGATCTGCTTTACCAAGCGATCTGTATGTATTTCCTTTATTGCGCCGCCCCTTTTTTCCTGGAATGGCAGCGCCGATTGTCATAGAACCGGGCCCATTTTACGAAATCTTGAAACAAATCGCAAAGTCTGAGCATAAGTGTGTTGCCCTTTTTTTAACAAAATCGGAAGATTCAGATATCTATAAAGTTAACTTTAATGACCTCTATCAAGTGGGCGTAATGGCCCGTATTCTTAGAATCATTCCCATGGAGCAAGGCAGTGCCCAAGTCATTTTAAACATGGAAAAGAGGATTAAATTTGAAGAGTCCTTATCCGATGAAGCCTTTTACTTAAAAGCGAAAGTGAGTTACATCGAAGATAGCCCTATCTTGACAAATGAATTAAAGGCTTATGCCATTAGCATTATCTCCACTATTAAGGAGCTACTTAAACTCAATCCTTTGTTTAAAGAAGAACTGCAAATTTTCTTAGGACACTCAGATTTTACAGAACCGGGTAAACTGGCTGATTTTGCGGTTGCTTTAACTACAGCTTCGCGCGAAGAACTGCAAGACGTTTTGGAGACATTTGATCCAGGTAGGCGAATCGATAAAGCGCTTATCTTATTAAAAAAAGAGCTTGACCTCAGTATCTTGCAAAATAATATTAACCAGAAGATTGAAGCAACTATCTCTAAAAGCCAAAAAGACTTCTTCCTGCGCGAACAGCTCAAAACGATTAAAAAAGAGTTAGGGATTGAGCGAGATGATAAATCTTTAGACCGGGAAAAATTTGAATTAAGGCTTAAAAGTCGAGATGTACCCCCCGATGTCTTGCAAGTAATCAGAGAAGAAATGGATAAACTCAGCGCGCTTGAACCTCAGTCAGCGGAATACGCTGTTTGCCGTGGCTACTTAGATTGGTTGACTATCATTCCTTGGGGGATCTATTCGGAAGAGCGGCATGATTTGCAAGAAGCGGAAAAAATTTTAGCAAAAGATCACTACGGCCTGGAAGATATTAAAGAGAGAATTTTAGAATTCATTGGCGTGGGAAAACTCTCAGGGGGTATTAAAGGGAGTATTATTTGTTTAGTAGGCCCTCCAGGAGTGGGAAAAACCAGCATTGGGAAAAGTATTGCTCGCGCGCTAAATCGCAAATTTTACCGTTTTTCTGTGGGGGGAATGCGCGATGAGGCTGAAATTAAAGGGCATCGCCGCACCTACATTGGAGCTATGCCAGGCAAACTTATTCAAGCCCTAAAGTTTTGCCAAACGACCAATCCTGTGATCATGCTGGATGAAGTAGACAAAATGGGGAGCAGCTATCAAGGAGATCCTGCTTCAGCTTTGTTAGAGGTCCTCGATCCCGAGCAAAACTGCGAGTTTTTAGATCATTATTTGGATGTCCGCTGTAACCTATCAGATGTTCTTTTCATTGTGACAGCGAACGTTTTAGATACCATCCCCGAACCGTTAAAAGACCGTATGGATATCTTGCGCTTATCCGGCTATATTATGCAGGAAAAGATTGAGATTGCTAAAAAATACTTGATTCCTCGCAATCGCAAAGCGATGGGCTTAAAAGCTTCTCAAGTTTCTTTTACCACGGATGCCCTGCGTGCAATTATCAACGGTTATGCGCGTGAATCCGGTGTGCGAAGTCTTGAAAACAATATTAAAAAGATTTTAAGAAAGCTTGCTGTTAAGATTGTGCGAGAAGAGCAAGAAGAAGGGAAGAACAAAAAGAAAAAATCTTCTAAGCAACTAGCAGTACGTGAGAAAATGCATCGCATTGATGGAGATTCTTTAACGGAATTATTAGGTAAACCCGTTTTTGTTTCCGATCGTTTTTATGAGCGTACCCCTGTCGGTGTTTGCATGGGCCTAGCATGGACTGCCCTGGGAGGGGCAACGCTTTACATTGAAGCGATTAAAGTGGCGTCTGAAAAAACAGAAATGAAGCTTACTGGTCAAGCAGGACAGGTTATGAAAGAATCTTCTGAGATTGCTTGGAGCTATTTGCATAGCTCCATTCATAAGTATGCTCCGGAGTACACTTTCTTTGAAAAATCTCAAGTGCACATTCATATTCCCGAAGGAGCTACACCAAAGGATGGGCCTTCTGCTGGAATTACCATGGTGACAGCCTTATTGTCTCTTCTGACAGATACGCCTGTTTTGGATAATTTGGGGATGACTGGAGAGTTAACCTTGACAGGGCGTATTTTAGGGATTGGCGGTGTGAAAGAAAAGTTAGTAGCAGCTTGCCGGTCGGGTTTGAAAACGTTGATTTTCCCCAAAGATAATATGCGCGATTATGCGGAATTGCCCTCTTATATTAAAAAAGGGTTAACAGTCCATTTTGTTGAGCATTATGATGAGGTCTTTGAGATTGCCTTTCCCCAAAGGCATCGATAA
- a CDS encoding adenylyltransferase/cytidyltransferase family protein — MKKTWKKACEKKICLPDQIESFISALRKTGKTIVTLNGSFDLLHAGHLQILFEASQMGDYLIVALNTDRSIQTYKNPLRPIIPLHYRIEMMAALEFVDAVTWFDETDPRNILSKIKPDVHVNGSEYGMDCIEAEVVKAHGGRIHIVDLVPGLSTSQIVQKIAAIH, encoded by the coding sequence ATGAAAAAAACTTGGAAAAAAGCCTGCGAAAAAAAAATATGTCTTCCTGATCAAATAGAGAGCTTTATTTCCGCTTTGAGAAAAACGGGAAAAACGATTGTGACTCTCAATGGATCTTTTGACCTTTTGCATGCAGGTCATCTTCAAATCTTATTTGAAGCTTCACAAATGGGAGATTATTTGATTGTGGCCTTAAATACGGATCGTTCCATTCAAACCTATAAAAATCCTTTGCGCCCTATTATTCCCCTCCACTATCGAATAGAGATGATGGCTGCTTTGGAATTTGTGGATGCTGTCACTTGGTTTGATGAAACCGATCCCCGGAACATTCTTTCAAAAATTAAGCCCGATGTTCATGTGAATGGCTCGGAGTATGGAATGGACTGCATTGAAGCGGAAGTTGTTAAAGCCCATGGCGGACGAATACACATTGTTGACTTAGTACCTGGTCTGTCTACCTCGCAGATTGTGCAGAAAATAGCTGCGATTCATTAA
- a CDS encoding rhomboid family intramembrane serine protease has protein sequence MRLVHTFHDPNLAHSFGSFLHKQGVEYQIEQNVNKDWGSPDYGLMSSEIWIFNEEDLEKVQGWLDAFSRNPGELRFKKKEDEQELLPMDPLLPEEEAPPFFHRQRQVSSGVSQPMGRVTLYFWLACILIFFISQFTTPQFETSATHLPYPVSLSLVKKALLYDYPQAFEVLDRFAEAFEVEKLPTSPEAKALLQEFSHTPYWEGIYDQIVKHFQYSGAIWEFKAPMFEKIRQGEVWRLFTPALLHSDLFHLFFNMLWLIAIGQQIEQRIGKGKYILFILLTGIFSNTAQYLMSGSNFLGFSGILCAMIAFIWVRQRYAAWEGYQVQRLTLGLSLFFIFTMLGIQLLSFALEVMQLTILSPGIANTAHLSGALLGYLLGKLPYFSWKGS, from the coding sequence ATGCGGTTAGTTCATACCTTTCATGACCCAAACCTTGCTCACTCCTTTGGGTCATTTTTGCACAAGCAAGGTGTTGAGTATCAAATTGAGCAAAATGTGAATAAAGATTGGGGAAGCCCCGATTATGGATTGATGAGCAGTGAGATTTGGATCTTCAATGAAGAGGATTTAGAAAAGGTTCAAGGTTGGCTCGATGCGTTCTCTCGCAATCCGGGAGAGCTGAGGTTTAAAAAAAAAGAAGATGAGCAGGAGCTGCTTCCCATGGATCCATTGCTTCCCGAAGAAGAAGCTCCTCCGTTTTTCCATCGTCAAAGGCAAGTTTCTTCAGGAGTCTCCCAACCTATGGGGCGGGTGACTCTCTACTTTTGGTTAGCTTGCATTTTAATTTTCTTCATTAGTCAGTTCACTACTCCCCAATTTGAAACCTCTGCGACTCATCTCCCTTATCCGGTTTCGCTATCATTGGTCAAAAAAGCCTTGCTTTACGATTATCCACAAGCTTTTGAAGTTCTCGATCGGTTTGCCGAAGCATTTGAGGTAGAGAAATTGCCTACTTCTCCAGAAGCAAAAGCTCTTTTGCAAGAATTTTCCCATACTCCTTATTGGGAAGGAATTTATGACCAGATTGTCAAGCATTTTCAGTATTCCGGTGCGATCTGGGAATTTAAAGCCCCTATGTTTGAAAAAATTAGGCAGGGAGAAGTTTGGAGACTCTTTACTCCTGCTCTTCTTCATAGCGACCTTTTTCATCTTTTTTTTAACATGCTTTGGCTGATTGCGATTGGGCAGCAAATTGAGCAGCGCATTGGAAAAGGTAAATATATTTTGTTTATCTTGTTAACGGGTATTTTTTCCAACACCGCTCAATATTTAATGAGTGGCTCAAACTTTTTAGGCTTTTCCGGTATTTTATGTGCAATGATTGCCTTTATTTGGGTGCGGCAACGTTATGCTGCTTGGGAGGGTTATCAGGTACAAAGGTTGACTTTAGGGCTTAGTTTGTTTTTTATTTTCACTATGTTAGGTATCCAATTGCTCTCGTTTGCTTTAGAGGTCATGCAGCTGACAATTCTATCGCCGGGAATTGCCAACACGGCGCATTTGAGTGGAGCTTTACTTGGTTACTTGTTAGGGAAATTGCCCTACTTCTCTTGGAAAGGCTCTTAA
- a CDS encoding ribonuclease Z, whose translation MSVRDLIILGTSSQQPTRFRNHGAYLFRWNNEGFLFDPGEGTQRQFIFANVAPTVITRILISHFHGDHCLGLGSILMRLNLDKVTHPIHCYYPASGKKYFDRLRYGTIYHENIHVIEHPVSEAGVVHDDGAFRIEATFLDHAVQNIGWRITEADARKFDREKLLSSGIVGPQVKELQKQGQLMKNEKLVLLDEVSSIRKGDSIAVVIDTRVCPQAIEIAKNAKILLCESTYLEEHQELAYRHYHLTAKQAAQIAKDANVRELILTHFSARYLDVEKMEAEARTIFPATYAAEDLKVFPFIKE comes from the coding sequence ATGAGCGTTCGAGACCTTATTATTCTAGGCACTTCAAGTCAGCAGCCAACTCGCTTTCGCAACCACGGGGCTTATCTTTTCCGCTGGAATAACGAAGGTTTTTTATTTGACCCCGGAGAAGGCACACAAAGGCAATTTATCTTTGCGAATGTGGCCCCCACTGTGATCACCCGCATTTTGATTTCTCATTTTCATGGAGACCATTGTTTAGGGCTTGGCTCCATTTTAATGCGTCTCAATCTGGATAAAGTCACCCATCCCATTCATTGTTATTATCCGGCAAGTGGTAAAAAGTATTTTGATCGCCTGCGTTATGGCACGATTTACCATGAAAATATTCATGTGATCGAGCACCCTGTTTCTGAGGCTGGCGTTGTCCACGATGATGGGGCTTTCAGAATTGAGGCCACTTTTTTAGATCACGCCGTCCAAAATATTGGGTGGAGAATTACTGAAGCGGATGCGCGCAAATTTGATCGTGAAAAATTGCTTTCATCCGGCATTGTGGGGCCTCAAGTTAAGGAATTGCAAAAGCAGGGACAGTTAATGAAAAATGAAAAGCTGGTTCTGCTGGATGAGGTAAGTTCCATACGTAAAGGGGATAGTATTGCTGTAGTGATTGATACGCGTGTATGCCCGCAAGCGATTGAAATTGCGAAAAATGCCAAAATTTTGCTTTGTGAAAGTACCTATCTGGAAGAACACCAAGAATTAGCTTACCGCCATTATCACCTCACAGCTAAGCAGGCAGCCCAAATTGCCAAAGATGCAAATGTGCGAGAGCTCATTTTAACCCACTTTTCAGCTCGCTATTTGGATGTAGAAAAAATGGAGGCGGAGGCACGCACGATTTTCCCTGCGACTTATGCGGCCGAAGATTTAAAGGTTTTTCCTTTTATTAAAGAGTAG
- a CDS encoding tyrosine recombinase XerC: MFIEAAYRFLEYLRIVKNASEHTVRNYAIDLNALKEYLEHDFLPEGEQQLPPKIRYNEAYSERLKMYDSLLKLEAISRKTIRGFLAYLSEHQVHKRTVVRRLSSLRSFFKYTLTQKWISTNPTEELESPRVEKKVPNSLSYDQVQALFDQPDVKTLLGFRDRVIMELFYSSGLRVSELVALDRHEFDPKNLLIKLKGKGKKERIIPITKNAADWISAYLTHPERCVETDGHLAQQDPDAIFLNRLGTRLTTRSVDRKFDKYLTASGLIGKVTPHTIRHTIATHWLENGMDLKTIQMILGHTSLATTTIYTQVSKSLKKKVYDQTHPRA, translated from the coding sequence GTGTTTATCGAAGCTGCCTACCGTTTTCTGGAGTATTTGCGAATTGTTAAAAATGCGTCAGAGCATACAGTTCGCAATTACGCCATCGACTTGAATGCTTTAAAAGAGTATCTCGAGCATGATTTCTTACCAGAAGGCGAGCAGCAGTTGCCTCCTAAAATTCGCTACAATGAGGCCTATTCTGAAAGGCTAAAAATGTATGACTCCTTGTTAAAGTTAGAGGCAATTTCACGTAAAACCATTCGAGGTTTTCTTGCTTACTTAAGTGAGCATCAAGTTCATAAGCGTACAGTTGTGCGCCGGCTTTCTTCTCTACGCTCCTTTTTCAAATATACTCTGACGCAAAAATGGATTTCAACCAATCCTACAGAAGAGCTTGAGTCGCCACGTGTGGAAAAAAAAGTTCCTAACTCTCTTTCTTACGATCAAGTACAGGCATTGTTTGATCAACCTGATGTGAAAACATTGCTAGGGTTTAGAGATCGCGTGATTATGGAGCTTTTCTATAGCTCAGGCTTGCGAGTAAGCGAACTTGTTGCTTTAGATCGGCATGAATTTGACCCAAAAAATTTGTTGATTAAGCTTAAAGGCAAAGGAAAAAAAGAGCGAATCATTCCCATCACTAAAAATGCAGCAGATTGGATTAGCGCTTACTTGACGCATCCTGAAAGGTGCGTAGAGACAGACGGGCATTTGGCACAGCAAGATCCCGATGCTATTTTCTTAAATCGCCTTGGTACACGTTTGACAACCCGTTCAGTGGACCGAAAGTTTGATAAATATTTAACTGCTAGTGGCTTGATTGGCAAGGTGACGCCGCACACGATTCGGCATACTATCGCCACGCATTGGCTTGAAAATGGGATGGACCTTAAAACCATTCAAATGATTCTAGGGCATACCTCTTTAGCCACCACGACTATTTATACCCAAGTTTCTAAAAGCCTTAAAAAGAAAGTATACGATCAAACTCATCCAAGAGCTTAA